GACAACCACAGAAGACTTACTCATCCAATTTCTGACATTAAGGAAACTCTGCTCATTGGTGaggtcaaagaggaggaggaagcccATCGCATCTCGGAAGAAAGCTGTTGTCAAACTCCGAAACCTGACACCACACAAGAAAAAACACCTTGTACAGAGTTCAATTCAGCTTGGAGAAAGTAAGCATTTGAAAGCTGCCAACAACTACCTGAGAGCCAGTGAGGGCTTGAGCAAGAGTGTCAGTGGGAGATGAGTTTTGGATTGGCTTACCTCTCCTGCCCCGCCGTGTCCCACAGCTGAACATGAATCCTCTGTCCTCTGCCTGCTGCCCCTTCTGGACCATTTGATTTGTATacctgtcagacagagagagcgttATTATACCCATACCCATATAAAGCAGTGTGAGGTCACTCTGGCTATGAGGCCCTAAAAATATACTTTCCTATTGGTCATCCTATATATACTATCTTGCAACCCAAAGTGAACCTAAACATTTAGATGGAAAATGTTTGCCCTGATAATCTCTACAATATACACAGCATGAGTGATTATGCTTAAATGACCCTGGTGTTTGGTTATGTGGTGTGAAGTGTTTATTTTCTAGGAGGGTGCTGCTGAAGTCAAGTGATATTAGTCATCCTGGTCTGGGAGTTCCTCAGATTCCTAAACAGAGTTCTACCGCTCTCTCTTTACTATGAGGAGTAATGCTTTTAAAGCTACTACTTACTTTCCATGGTCAACAGTAAAACCTGCACTATAAAAACCTTCACACGGAATGGAATAATTGGCTATTTCAAATGCTAACTCTTTCAACCAAGCAGCATACTAATTAGTCACTACGGGTGGTAGGGGAGTACCTGTATGTAAATAATAAAATtcatggttcacacacacacacacacacacacacacacacacacacacacactaagtgaCAAATTGTATGACTAGGGCAATCAACTTACCACTCGTTTTTCTCTGAAATCAATGCCCACTGTAGTGATGAATTTGGAGTTAAACTTTTTGTCTGTGTACTGGTACAGAAAGCTGGTTTTCCCCACTCCAGAATCACCAAGTGCTAGGAATTTGATGAGGTAATCATAGTCCCCATCAGACATAGTGAGTGTTTATTTCAGACCTGAAAACCAGACAACACCAAACATTGAAGAAAGCAATGTAAAAACTGTGCACAAACGAGACTGTAGATAATAATttgtaaactacactacatacatacaaaagtatgtggacaccccttcaaattagtggatacagccatttcagccacacccgttgctgacaggtgtataaaatcgagcacacagccatgt
This region of Salmo trutta chromosome 29, fSalTru1.1, whole genome shotgun sequence genomic DNA includes:
- the LOC115167223 gene encoding ras-related protein Rab-27A-like, which translates into the protein MSDGDYDYLIKFLALGDSGVGKTSFLYQYTDKKFNSKFITTVGIDFREKRVVYKSNGPEGAAGRGQRIHVQLWDTAGQERFRSLTTAFFRDAMGFLLLFDLTNEQSFLNVRNWMSQLQMHAYCENPDVVLCGNKCDLQEQRAVREDEARELADKYGIPYFETSAANGQFVSQAVDVLLDLIMKRMERCVDKSWIPDGTVRSNGHSGHTDITEPKTQEKGKCAC